In one window of Spiroplasma corruscae DNA:
- a CDS encoding ATP-dependent DNA helicase, whose product MYKKYNIGELVELKKEIILLKVQELTLHFFLGNDNFDLIDRSKIEIGDNVVIEIDNYQYSQKNIIKVVNVFPKKEFDLTLFQSYYEEMKYYIGFYEISINQVIEKYEKVNTYLNIFDWFIKDSMLVNNTTTKVAKFFFNNGLSFNVFKTFLFKDKNNQDLSNINKKIKSIKDVLIVNLFNFLENENIYFEKEEFINDLYDIIRSISYQFEPVELNAIFLILNILSSNIRKNITYLSRKSFIKLMDNIDESIKEDVLSYCIDNNHIIIIDKEKFYLNIYYKFELNLSNFFKELIYINNNSDYLKSNKKLGLINELNINYIADKNSLNLKQKEALEAFIKNNILIINGGAGTGKTTLIKSIIDLLEIEGPKFKVALTSLSAMATNNIKQKFDKLNSGVMIKNIYKLLKSRGLSNFEFNESSKLEIDVLIIDECSMINLWLFYSLIRAIDLNTTKIILVGDKNQLPPIGIGNVFEDLIDSKVIPTVTLLDNERHKLSNNIITCANKIIVNKDELDEEYFNKIINEEVEGIEFHFDLEESEVLNKIVEEHENCNFLDLKSKEVQVISNLNTFKKNKIFSCENLNNKLKPLICKNYNDNLIYSLFEKILITKNLYSIKTGANFDLFNGQIGYIKEIKPYYNSIYTHEIVISLEQGDINTLYSKTKQLFFKEKDQELFLTSAFAISLHKMQGNEFNKVIYILSGINSIDNFVTKRSLYTGFTRAKEKIIIIGKKEDFFKILKNEYKKGNGNFLELLKK is encoded by the coding sequence ATGTATAAAAAATATAACATAGGAGAATTAGTAGAACTCAAAAAGGAAATAATATTGTTAAAAGTTCAGGAATTAACATTGCATTTTTTTCTTGGTAATGATAATTTTGATTTAATCGATAGATCTAAAATTGAGATTGGTGATAATGTTGTAATTGAAATTGATAATTATCAATATTCACAAAAAAATATTATAAAAGTTGTTAACGTGTTTCCTAAAAAGGAATTTGATTTAACTTTATTTCAGTCATATTATGAAGAAATGAAATATTATATAGGGTTTTATGAAATAAGTATAAATCAAGTTATAGAAAAGTATGAAAAAGTTAATACATATCTTAATATATTTGATTGATTTATTAAGGATTCTATGCTTGTAAATAATACAACAACAAAAGTAGCAAAATTCTTTTTTAATAATGGTTTAAGTTTTAATGTTTTTAAAACATTTCTATTTAAGGATAAAAACAATCAAGATTTATCTAATATAAATAAAAAAATAAAATCTATTAAAGATGTACTGATTGTTAATTTATTTAATTTCTTGGAAAATGAAAATATATATTTTGAAAAAGAAGAATTTATTAATGATCTTTATGACATAATTCGATCAATAAGCTACCAATTTGAACCAGTAGAATTAAATGCAATATTTCTAATATTAAATATATTATCAAGTAATATTAGAAAAAATATAACGTATTTAAGTCGAAAAAGTTTTATTAAACTAATGGATAATATTGATGAAAGTATTAAAGAAGATGTTTTATCTTATTGTATTGATAACAATCATATTATTATTATTGATAAAGAAAAATTTTATTTAAATATATATTATAAATTTGAATTAAACTTATCAAATTTTTTTAAGGAATTGATTTATATTAATAATAATTCAGACTATTTGAAATCGAATAAAAAACTTGGTTTAATTAATGAATTAAATATTAATTATATTGCAGATAAAAATAGTCTAAACTTAAAGCAAAAAGAAGCACTTGAAGCCTTTATAAAAAATAATATTTTAATCATTAATGGTGGTGCTGGAACAGGTAAAACAACATTAATCAAGTCAATAATTGATTTATTAGAAATAGAAGGGCCAAAGTTTAAAGTGGCTTTGACTTCATTATCAGCAATGGCAACAAATAACATCAAACAAAAGTTTGACAAGTTAAATAGTGGGGTAATGATAAAGAATATTTATAAATTATTAAAATCAAGAGGTTTAAGTAATTTCGAATTTAATGAATCATCAAAACTAGAAATAGACGTACTGATAATTGATGAGTGTTCAATGATTAATTTATGATTATTTTACTCTTTAATAAGGGCTATTGATTTAAATACAACAAAAATTATATTAGTTGGCGATAAAAATCAACTACCACCAATAGGAATTGGTAATGTATTTGAAGACTTAATAGATAGCAAAGTTATTCCAACAGTGACATTACTAGATAATGAAAGACATAAGCTATCAAATAATATAATTACTTGTGCAAACAAAATTATAGTTAATAAAGATGAATTAGATGAAGAATACTTTAATAAAATAATTAATGAAGAAGTTGAGGGAATAGAATTTCATTTTGATTTAGAAGAGTCAGAAGTATTAAACAAAATAGTTGAGGAACATGAGAATTGTAATTTTTTAGATTTAAAATCTAAAGAAGTACAAGTAATATCTAATCTAAATACTTTTAAAAAAAATAAAATATTCTCTTGCGAAAACTTAAATAATAAATTAAAACCATTAATTTGTAAAAATTATAATGATAACCTTATATATAGTTTATTTGAGAAAATATTAATAACAAAAAATTTATATAGTATTAAAACAGGTGCTAATTTTGACTTATTTAATGGTCAAATCGGATATATTAAAGAAATAAAACCTTATTATAATAGTATATATACGCATGAAATTGTAATAAGTTTAGAGCAAGGTGATATTAATACCTTGTATTCTAAAACAAAACAGTTATTCTTTAAAGAAAAAGATCAAGAACTCTTTTTAACTAGTGCCTTTGCAATTAGTTTACATAAAATGCAAGGAAATGAATTTAATAAAGTTATATATATTTTATCTGGTATTAATTCAATAGATAACTTTGTTACAAAAAGATCACTTTATACTGGTTTTACCAGAGCTAAAGAAAAAATTATAATTATAGGTAAGAAGGAAGATTTCTTTAAAATATTAAAAAACGAATACAAAAAAGGTAATGGTAATTTTTTAGAATTATTGAAAAAATAG
- a CDS encoding AAA domain-containing protein: MNSNELLKNFKSRLLNSNKNSGIFYNSFLPSALTIDFKQLEKLGLLRSNRNDKTPITLKEALNNSSFYISFYDVELSEDNLTSKGTLSYAKHIKKIIQKSKTQSNEKNINVLYMGLYFVEGCASTNESDYFRAPLVLKKIAINDLGGSVYNVVIEDELLLNNSLFNILALKNKKQWEFKDLGDLMLNDKEQIIEKLVSYFDIIGYRLTDPQNFINTSNLEFENTKGYKRDEAGRLFQENNNKYFNQAFCLNICSFGIYDIASSTILSAYNILENEDISFLDDIFKETNDILEDFDNDYNESDFVNVSSLDFTQKNAVIKSLSNSTFIFGPPGTGKSQVIVNLLANIINQNKTALFVTEKKVASKVVYDKLHNLNNFTLMFHNNDSASIIFEKIKKMYNNVIDYLNNTNTNSNLNDKESIILDKYYDNVKKYKELFKGEMGKLYLSYLKYLSNINKIDVEIIRYNNLNLFINVSDLLIKKNYLVEELNFLHKLLEVQLYNEELINEIYKNNLLSQLLYNFIKKHKNKTKINIFNRRKYKLFIKSEQYLELISFINKFTSTYSNNEVITMLKFIKGIFNSNNIISNLTNNVLIASYCSSFKNEFADLFLFMSDDWFNKISNLSKDKINNNKKIIIYNYFSYIVKKVKLGNYKDDVNNLEKSYKTLFNDLGRKIANTKTHMRISTLFKNYLPLLRLFFPVIIGSPEIISDSKILPLKRSNFDYAIFDEASQIFTEKCIPILYRAKKYVISGDDKQLAPTSFFKMKSDILEESLEIEEDIINQVNYEVKEAMKFESLLDFAKGRFKTSMLQYHYRSKNKELIDFSNAKYYENKLIVSKQVKYVKWPIELIEVNGIRENRINIEEANTVLELVRFILSNDKIKDKSIGIITFNSEQQSFILDLLEKESAVNADLYINLYQKESGEELFVKSIENVQGDERDIIIFSVGFSYDKTNVFKNYFGPLAQVNGEKRLNVAISRAKEKMYVIKSINSSIINSDKKGVLDFKDFLKYCELLKEPTKYEKELEIMLNNETKLFNIDKDDYNQQFDSDFEVEVFDEINKLLDKDHYVLHTQVPASGYKIDLAIYDYLKKQYVLAVECDGLTFHSSVFSKQNDYDRQKYLENRGWKFIRILSTDWWDKSQVVRKRFITNIKSEIKLYEEEL; encoded by the coding sequence ATGAATAGTAATGAATTATTAAAGAATTTTAAAAGTAGATTATTAAATAGTAATAAAAACAGTGGTATATTTTATAACAGTTTTTTACCATCTGCATTAACAATTGACTTCAAACAGTTAGAAAAATTAGGTTTATTAAGATCAAATAGGAATGATAAAACTCCAATTACACTAAAAGAAGCTCTAAATAATAGTTCATTTTATATAAGTTTTTATGATGTAGAGCTTAGTGAAGATAATTTAACTTCAAAAGGTACATTGAGTTATGCTAAACACATTAAAAAAATAATTCAAAAGAGCAAAACCCAATCAAATGAAAAAAATATTAATGTCTTATATATGGGTTTATATTTTGTAGAAGGTTGCGCATCAACTAATGAAAGCGACTATTTTAGAGCGCCTTTAGTACTAAAAAAAATAGCAATTAATGATTTGGGTGGTTCTGTATATAATGTAGTAATAGAAGATGAACTATTATTAAATAATTCTTTATTTAATATTTTAGCATTAAAAAATAAAAAACAATGAGAGTTCAAAGATCTAGGAGATTTAATGTTAAATGATAAAGAACAGATAATAGAAAAATTAGTTTCTTATTTTGACATTATTGGATATAGATTAACTGATCCACAAAATTTCATAAATACTTCTAATTTAGAGTTTGAAAATACTAAAGGATATAAAAGAGATGAAGCAGGAAGATTATTCCAAGAAAATAATAATAAGTACTTTAATCAAGCTTTTTGTCTAAATATATGCTCGTTTGGTATATATGATATAGCATCAAGTACTATACTTTCAGCTTATAACATTTTAGAAAATGAAGACATTAGCTTTTTAGATGATATATTTAAGGAAACAAACGATATATTAGAAGATTTTGATAATGACTATAATGAATCAGATTTTGTTAATGTATCATCACTTGATTTTACTCAAAAAAATGCAGTAATTAAATCATTATCAAATTCTACATTTATATTTGGTCCACCAGGTACTGGTAAATCACAAGTAATTGTAAATCTATTAGCAAACATAATAAATCAAAATAAAACAGCTTTATTTGTCACTGAAAAGAAAGTAGCATCAAAAGTAGTTTATGATAAATTACACAATCTAAATAACTTTACTTTAATGTTTCATAACAACGACTCAGCAAGTATAATTTTTGAAAAAATAAAGAAGATGTATAATAATGTAATTGATTATTTAAACAATACCAATACTAATAGTAATTTAAATGATAAAGAATCAATTATATTAGATAAATATTATGATAATGTAAAAAAATATAAAGAATTATTTAAAGGTGAAATGGGTAAGTTGTATTTATCTTATTTAAAGTACCTAAGTAACATTAATAAAATAGATGTTGAAATAATAAGATACAATAATTTAAACTTATTTATAAATGTTAGTGATTTATTGATTAAAAAAAATTACTTAGTTGAAGAATTAAACTTTTTACACAAGTTATTAGAAGTGCAATTATATAATGAAGAATTAATAAATGAGATATATAAAAATAATTTGTTATCACAGTTATTATATAACTTTATTAAAAAACATAAAAATAAAACAAAAATTAATATATTTAATAGAAGAAAATATAAATTATTCATTAAATCAGAGCAATATTTAGAACTTATATCATTTATTAATAAATTCACTTCAACTTATTCAAATAACGAAGTAATTACAATGTTAAAGTTTATTAAAGGTATATTTAATTCAAACAATATAATAAGTAATCTGACTAATAATGTTTTAATTGCTTCATATTGTAGTAGTTTTAAAAATGAATTTGCAGATTTATTTTTATTCATGTCTGATGATTGGTTCAACAAAATAAGTAATTTGTCAAAAGATAAAATTAATAATAATAAGAAAATTATTATATATAATTATTTCTCATATATAGTAAAAAAAGTAAAGTTAGGTAATTATAAAGATGATGTAAATAATCTGGAAAAAAGTTATAAAACTTTATTTAATGATTTAGGAAGAAAAATCGCTAATACAAAAACTCATATGAGAATATCAACACTATTTAAAAATTATTTACCATTATTAAGACTATTCTTTCCTGTTATAATTGGTTCTCCTGAAATTATTTCTGATAGTAAAATCCTTCCTTTAAAAAGAAGTAATTTTGACTATGCTATATTTGATGAAGCTAGTCAAATATTTACAGAGAAATGTATTCCTATTTTATATCGTGCTAAAAAATATGTAATATCAGGAGATGATAAGCAACTCGCTCCAACAAGTTTCTTTAAGATGAAAAGTGATATATTAGAAGAATCTTTAGAGATAGAAGAAGATATTATTAACCAAGTTAATTATGAAGTTAAAGAAGCAATGAAGTTTGAGAGTTTATTAGATTTTGCTAAAGGTAGATTTAAGACTTCAATGCTTCAATATCACTATAGAAGCAAAAATAAAGAATTAATTGATTTTTCTAATGCAAAATACTATGAAAATAAATTAATTGTTAGTAAACAAGTAAAATATGTAAAGTGACCAATAGAGTTAATTGAAGTAAATGGAATAAGAGAAAACAGAATTAATATTGAAGAAGCTAATACTGTATTAGAATTAGTTAGATTTATATTAAGCAATGATAAAATTAAAGATAAATCAATCGGTATTATTACATTTAACTCTGAACAACAATCATTTATATTAGATTTATTAGAAAAAGAAAGTGCAGTTAATGCAGACTTATATATTAATCTATATCAAAAAGAAAGTGGTGAAGAGTTATTTGTTAAGAGTATTGAAAATGTCCAAGGAGATGAAAGGGATATAATAATATTCTCAGTTGGATTTTCATATGATAAAACAAATGTATTTAAAAATTATTTTGGTCCTTTAGCACAAGTTAATGGTGAAAAAAGGTTAAATGTTGCAATTTCAAGAGCAAAAGAAAAGATGTATGTTATTAAATCAATTAATTCTTCAATCATTAACTCCGATAAAAAAGGGGTACTTGATTTTAAGGATTTTTTAAAATATTGTGAGTTATTAAAAGAACCAACAAAATATGAAAAAGAATTAGAAATAATGTTAAATAATGAAACAAAGTTATTTAATATAGATAAAGATGATTATAACCAACAATTTGATAGTGATTTTGAAGTTGAAGTATTTGATGAAATAAATAAGTTATTAGATAAAGATCATTATGTACTTCATACTCAAGTTCCAGCATCTGGATATAAAATTGATTTAGCAATATATGATTATTTAAAAAAACAATATGTTTTAGCAGTTGAATGTGATGGTTTAACTTTCCATAGTAGTGTATTTAGTAAACAAAACGACTATGATAGACAAAAGTACTTAGAAAACAGAGGTTGAAAGTTTATAAGAATATTATCAACTGATTGATGAGATAAAAGTCAAGTTGTAAGAAAAAGATTTATTACTAACATTAAATCAGAAATTAAATTGTATGAGGAGGAATTATAA